From the Primulina tabacum isolate GXHZ01 chromosome 15, ASM2559414v2, whole genome shotgun sequence genome, one window contains:
- the LOC142526168 gene encoding uncharacterized protein LOC142526168 yields MEASTNTVFRPPVLDGSNYALWKVKMRVFIKSIEERAWQRVLDGWSPPKIEDADGDTRLKPESTWTIDEVQTSNFNSKALNAIFSSVNTRMFNLITNCVCAKEAWDILQKHCEGSESVRKTRLRMVASKFESLRMEDNESILEYDSWLRQLSNEAHSLGDPMSNERLVNKVLRSLTEKFNVKVCAIEESKDTSTINLDELMSSLRTFEMNLDLQKKDKGKTIALEVSTYSYDEILQISKEVNESDLGEDSISLITKKFGDYLKKMREKMKIGQKSVLPNITTSAKAQKFTPMKGQFRPKTELQIQSNVRNLDSVQCRECSGFGHYANECANRLRRNKGMTVTLSDEESDNDQGSNESENHTSLSAMIKEKRSMQINPLGVATCVAIPGRNISSNSVCLNSTTLGESSQSENQEVDDDEVTLESVQTMYEELYEDWIKRNKVNAILSKENTELKSQVSRLEVILSKKDLKLCKVKEELGEATQILAKLNSSSSKLDSLLMIGKNDKAGLGYTNHQFEIGESSNTERKPTVFVKGSAEISNATYTEKGVSSKRQISTKKSKSRKRHFICHYCFRPGHIKPYCFKLRDDYKRWESEQVLPQVLYNIWRNTANRKPSVKRVWVPKANIQCSVIYTSLKTNIAGIWYFDSGCSRHMTGSKDYLTDYVELRNGHVTYGGGAKGRIAGKGTLNVDGLPSLHNVLYVEGLNSNLISISTRSADNCYQLGEDPVCNHSKVSELNLWHQKLGHANFKTLKNLGKYDAVRDLTGKTIEDDIDGLLNISETLPNTDFAPGVVTPETTPALAESNDEPGEYTENDDVVTNEGIDIPSKIQKNHPSSQIIGEAFGGMQTRRKEKVDYRKMMSLVCMTSVYSQELEQFVRNDVWDLVPRPDNVNVIGTKWIFKNKTDESGIVVRNKARLVAQGYTQIEGIDFDETFAPVARIESVRLLLAIACHMDIKLYQMDVKSAFLNGILNEEAYVSQPKGFEDPNHPNHVYKLKKALYGLKQAPRAWYGRLTEYLLDLGFKRGEYAKNLMKKFSTENTKHMKTPMGSSEKLSKDDVAAGVDNTQYRRIIGSLLYLSASRPDIMFSLCLCARYQADPKVTHLKAVKRILRYIAGTVNLGLWYTKETNTNLVGFSDADWAENLDDRKSTTGGCFYLGNNLVSWYSKKQNCVSLSTAESEYVAAGSCCSQLLWMNQMIKDYGFNSDTLIGTIRMEFVRTENQLADIFTKPLDFERFSNLRKSLSLWLASILTTLGVKWLRAWVENHLTQHPQPKPMLRGWIAYGRQQIENAKKTIEHYENQVADYELLLGESGHSGQKGGVDTDIAGTSGAKMADDDGNNEG; encoded by the exons ATGGAAGCATCAACAAACACTGTTTTTAGACCTCCCGTATTGGATGGATCAAACTATGCATTATGGAAAGTAAAGATGAGGGTTTTTATTAAATCAATTGAAGAAAGAGCTTGGCAGCGTGTACTTGATGGTTGGAGTCCACCAAAGATTGAGGATGCTGATGGAGACACTCGGCTCAAACCTGAAAGTACATGGACAATCGATGAAGTGCAAACGTCAAATTTTAATTCCAAGGCTCTCAATGCTATATTCTCGTCTGTTAACACAAGGATGTTTAATTTAATCACCAATTGTGTTTGTGCCAAAGAAGCTTGGGATATACTTCAGAAACATTGTGAAGGATCTGAGAGTGTGCGTAAAACTAGGCTAAGGATGGTggcatcaaaatttgaaagccTGAGAATGGAGGACAATGAGTCTATTCTTGAGTATGATAGCTGGTTGAGACAACTTTCTAATGAAGCTCACAGTCTTGGAGATCCCATGTCCAATGAAAGATTGGTGAACAAAGTTTTAAGATCTCTAACTGAGAAATTTAATGTCAAAGTTTGTGCAATTGAAGAATCTAAAGACACTTCAACAATCAACCTGGATGAATTAATGAGTTCCCTCagaacttttgagatgaatcttgatttacaaaagaaggataaagggaagACAATAGCCCTTGAAGTTTCAACTTACTCTTATGATGAAATCCTTCAAATATCTAAAGAAGTGAATGAATCTGATTTAGGTGAAGATTCTATCTCTCTAATTACTAAAAAATTCGGTGATTACTTaaagaaaatgagagagaagatgaaaattggacaaaaatctGTGTTGCCCAATATCACCACTTCTGCAAAAGCTCAAAAGTTTACTCCTATGAAAGGACAATTTCGACCAAAAACTGAATTGCAAATCCAATCAAATGTTAGAAATTTGGACTCAGTACAATGCAGAGAGTGTTCTGGATTTGGACACTATGCCAATGAGTGTGCCAATCGACTTCGGAGAAACAAAGGCATGACTGTCACTTTGAGTGATGAAGAGTCTGATAATGATCAAGGATCAAATGAATCTGAAAATCACACATCGTTGTCTGCTATGATCAAGGAGAAGCGTTCAATGCAAATCAATCCTTTGGGTGTTGCCACATGTGTTGCAATACCTGGTCGCAACATCTCTTCAAATTCAGTGTGTCTTAATTCTACAACCCTTGGTGAATCAAGTCAGTCTGAAAACCAAGAAGTAGATGATGATGAAGTCACTCTGGAAAGTGTGCAGACAATGTATGAAGAATTGTATGAAGACtggatcaaaagaaataaagtGAATGCAATTCTCTCCAAAGAGAACACTGAGCTGAAGTCACAAGTATCACGACTTGAAGTAATCTTAAGTAAGAAAGATCTGAAATTATGCAAAGTCAAGGAAGAGCTTGGAGAAGCAACTCAAATTCTTGCGAAGCTTAATTCAAGTTCATCCAAACTTGATTCACTCTTGATGATTGGAAAGAATGACAAAGCTGGACTTGGTTATACGAATCACCAATTTGAAATAGGAGAGTCTTCCAACACTGAAAGAAAACCAACTGTCTTTGTCAAAGGAAGTGCTGAAATCTCGAATGCTACATACACTGAAAAAGGTGTTTCATCAAAGAGGCAAATATCTACAAAGAAGTCCAAGTCCAGAAAACGTCACTTTATCTGCCACTATTGCTTTAGACCTGGTCATATCAAACCCTACTGTTTTAAACTGAGAGATGACTACAAAAGATGGGAATCTGAACAGGTGTTGCCACAGGTGTTGTACAACATCTGGCGTAACACTGCCAATAGGAAACCATCGGTAAAAAGGGTTTGGGTGCCAAAGGCTAATATTCAATGTTCTGTTATTTATACTTcgttaaaaactaacattgcaggaatatggtactttgacagtggcTGTTCACGCCACATGACAGGTTCTAAAGACTATTTGACTGACTATGTTGAACTAAGGAATGGTCATGTGACATATGGTGGAGGTGCTAAAGGAAGAATAGCTGGCAAAGGGACCTTGAATGTTGATGGACTGCCTAGTCTACACAATGTGCTTTATGTCGAAGGActtaactcaaacttaataagcataa gtacaaggtcggCTGACAATTGTTATCAACTTGGAGAGGACCCtgtgtgcaatcattcaaaagtaAGTGAACTAAACTTGTGGCATCAAAAATTGGGTCATGCAAACTTCAAGACATTAAAGAACCTTGGTAAGTACGATGCTgtgagag ATCTAACGGGAAAAACAATCGAGGACGATATTGATGGGCTACTGAACATAAGTGAGACACTGCCTAACACAGATTTTGCACCCGGTGTTGTAACACCTGAGACAACACCTGCACTGGCAGAATCAAATGATGAACCAGGAGAATAtactgaaaatgatgatgttgtaACCAATGAAGGGATTGATATTCCCAgtaagattcagaaaaatcatccatcatctcagATCATTGGAGAAGCATTTGGAGGAATGCAAACTAGAAGAAAGGAGAAGGTAGATTATCGGAAAATGATGAGTCTAGTATGCATGACCTCTGTATACTCTCAA gaacttgaacaatttgttaGGAATGATGTGTGGGATTTGGTTCCCAGACCTGATAATGTGAATGTTATTGGAAccaaatggatttttaaaaacaaaactgatgaatctggGATTGTTGTGAGAAATAAAGCTAGGTTAGTTGCTCAAGGGTATACTCAAATTGAaggaattgattttgatgagacaTTTGCCCCTGTTGCCCGGATTGAGTCAGTCCGACTTTTACTTGCTATCGCTTGTCACATGGACATAAaactatatcaaatggatgtgaaaagtgcctTTTTGAACGGCATTTTGAATGAAGAAGCTTATGTAAGCCAACCTAAAGGGTTCGAAGATCCAAACCACCCCAACCATGTCTACAAGTTGAAGAAGGCACTTTAtggacttaaacaagctccacgaGCATGGTATGGTAGGCTTACTGAATATCTGCTTGACTTaggcttcaaacgaggtgag TATGCCAAGAATTTGATGAAGAAATTTTCTACCGAGAACACTAAACACATGAAAACACCAATGGGGTCGAGTGAAAAATTGTCCAAAGACGATGTTGCTgcaggtgttgacaacacccagTATCGCAGAATCATAGGCAGTCTTCTTTACTTAAGTGCAAGTCGTCCCGACATCATGTTTAGTCTATGTTTGTGCGCGAGGTACCAGGCTGATCCTAAAGTCACTCATTTAAAAGCTgtcaaaagaattttgagatatatagcCGGGACAGTTAACTTAGGTTTGTGGTACACCAAAGAAACAAACACAAATTTAGTGGGGTTTAGTGATGCTGACTGGGCTGAAAATCTAGATGATAGGAAGAGTACCACTGGAGGATGTTTTTATCTAGGTAACAATTTGGTGTCATGGTATAGTAAAAAGCAAAATTGTGTATCTCTGTccactgctgaatctgaatatgttgcAGCTGGTAGCTGTTGTTCacaacttttgtggatgaatcaaatgattaaagacTATGGTTTCAACAGTGACACCTTAATT GGTACAATTCGAATGGAATTTGTTAGAACTGAGAACCAACTGgctgatatttttacaaaaccattggattttgagagattttccaatcttAGGAAGTCTCTCAGCTT ATGGCTGGCTTCGATCCTCACGACATTAGGAGTGAAATGGCTGCGAGCATGGGTGGAAAATCACTTGACACAACACCCACAGCCGAAACCAATGTTGAGGGGATGGATTGCCTATGGTCGACAACAGATTGAAAATGCCAAGAAAACCATTGAACattatgaaaatcaagtggctgactATGAACTTCTGCTGGGTGAAAGTGGccattctggacaaaaagggggagtagATACAGATATAGCTGGAACCAGTGGAGCAAAAATGGCTGATGATGATGGCAATAATGAAGGATAA
- the LOC142527169 gene encoding uncharacterized protein LOC142527169: MALAPAFSSIQSQKTVDIRIDLGLNVLSRRSFSSHNMVAMFAARTTVLNLSNSLSSNYPSIPVRPKVSRVTFTTSRYPRVKVPHATDGSREYRFNVDEAVKNAQDSVNESFDRAREKGLEVRENAAENSQVWKDRGSDAGARASGRASEVRDRAAESAHDLEGKAKETAGNLNKQGKEKLGDASDKAYEVRDKSQHTAGNVAEGVKDYAHDAEGRAKTAAETVVDKTKEAAGMVADMTKDIADGAKENTEWAVDKTADAARSADHNAKRTGEKIRETVAGKDDEVDSKRR, encoded by the exons ATGGCGCTGGCTCCCGCATTTTCCTCCATCCAATCGCAAAAAACTGTAGATATTCGGATTGATCTTGGGTTAAACGTTTTAAGTCGACGATCTTTTTCATCACACAATATGGTAGCCATGTTCGCAGCTCGAACAACAGTTCTCAACCTCTCAAattctttatcttcaaattacCCCTCTATCCCTGTTCGTCCCAAAGTATCCAGAGTTACCTTTACTACGTCTAGATACCCGAGGGTTAAG GTACCTCACGCAACTGACGGGAGTAGAGAATATCGTTTCAACGTCGACGAGGCCGTCAAAAATGCCCAAGACTCTGTGAATGAAAGCTTCGACAGAGCAAGAGAGAAAGGCCTTGAGGTGAGAGAGAATGCCGCGGAGAATTCCCAGGTATGGAAGGATAGAGGTAGTGACGCTGGTGCAAGGGCGTCGGGAAGGGCAAGTGAAGTCAGAGACAGAGCGGCGGAATCAGCGCATGACTTGGAGGGGAAGGCGAAAGAGACTGCGGGTAACCTTAACAAACAGGGCAAGGAAAAATTAGGCGACGCATCCGATAAAGCTTACGAGGTTAGGGACAAAAGTCAGCACACTGCCGGAAATGTGGCCGAAGGAGTTAAAGATTACGCACACGACGCTGAGGGAAGGGCGAAGACAGCTGCAGAAACGGTGGTGGATAAGACGAAAGAAGCTGCAGGGATGGTGGCTGATATGACGAAGGACATTGCTGATGGAGCCAAGGAGAACACTGAATGGGCAGTGGACAAGACGGCCGACGCAGCGAGGAGTGCAGATCATAACGCAAAGAGAACTGGGGAGAAAATTAGAGAAACAGTAGCCGGGAAAGATGATGAAGTGGACTCGAAGCGGCGCTAA